Part of the Phycisphaeraceae bacterium genome, CGGTCGCGCCGCGTCCGGCGGGCCGGGCGGTCCCGACGACCTGGGCGGCGCGCTCGGCGATCCCCCCAGCGCGATCTCGATCCTCGACCCCTGGAAAAACCCCATCATCTTCGTCCACCCCGACAACCCCGTCGCGCAGCGCCTCTACGGGCGATGCGTCGGGAACCGGCCCTACTTCCTCTCCGCCGGGTCCGACGGCGTCTACGGCCTGGCAGTCGATCTCCAGCCGTCGCAGCTCGCCCGCGCCACAGACACGCGAGGCCCCGGGCTCAAGGCCGTTCTCGAGGGCGCGCTCAAGGACAACATCACGTCATACCAGCCCGGCGCGCCCGATCTCACCGACGCCGCGTTCAACACTCTGAGGGACGACCGCTGATGCGTCGCCGTCGCGCTCCATCCCGCGCCTTCACGCTCGTCGAGATGCTCGTGGTCATCTCCGTGATCGCCGTCGCGCTTGTCGCGATCATCCCGGCGTTCGGGCGCATCATCGAGTCTGCCAGCTACGCGTCGTCCGTGAACCGCGTGACCTCGACGCTCTCGCTGGCCCGCTCGATCGCGATGGAGTCCGGTCGTCAGACCGGCGTGGTGTTCCTCTATGACATCGAGACCGAGCGCACCACGCTGCTGCTCGTGCAGCGTTCCGACGACCAGGGCGTCATCCCCCCAGCCGACCGGAGCTTCGGCGACATCCCGGCCTCCGTGTTCGTGCCGGCCGACGCCGGCCCCGTCCTGCTCCCGCGCGGGCTGGGCGTCTACGGGCTCGCGCTCACCGCCGCCGACGCGAACCCCGCTGCCTTCGACGCGATGGGGCGCTGGTACCCCAACGAGGCCCTTCGCGATAACACCGACGGCTCGTTAGAGCGCTTCTGGATCTTTCCCCGCAACGACGCGCGCGTGTTCATCAACAACAACGCGCGCCTCGAGTCCTTCGCGGGCGACTACGCCTCGTACCCCGGCAGCTACGCCGTCACCTTCTTCGTCCGCTTCAGCAGCAGCGGCGCGATCGTCACCGCGTCGTCCAACAGCGCCACCGACCCGGTCAACTCGTTCCTCGAGTTCCCCGATCTCCCCCGCAACCCCAACGCCTTCCCCGGCGACCCCGGCTACCTGCCGCTCGACCAGGCGCGCGTCTTCGACCCGCATGTGATCTACGACAGCGGCGGCGTCGTCGAGCTTAACCCCGAGGTTCGACTGCGCTCGGTGGACCTCGTCGCGGTCGTCGACCTCGCCCGTCTCGCGGAAGGATCGCGCGTCGCGTCGCCCTGGTTCGTCCGCCCCGCCCCCAGCCGCCTGCAGCCCGGCGACGAGCCAGGCACCCTGTCGCCGATTGATCCCAAAGCGAGGTTCCTCGACGCGGACATCGATGATTTTCAATTGCTCTCCAGCGGCGATGGCAGCCCAACCCGGCGAACATTCGCGAGTTCAACCCGCCGCATCAGCCGCTGGATCGACGACAACGCCGAGGTGATCGGCTTCAACCGCCACACCGGCGCCGTGCTGAGGAGGGTCGCGCAATGACACGCACCGGCCGTGGGTTCACGCTGATCGAGGTGCTGCTGGCGGTGTTCATCATCGGGCTGGGCGCGATCGGCCTGTTCGCGCTGTTCGCCGGCGTCGCCGAGCAGCAGCGCCGCGCCTCCGAGATGACCCAGTCGGTCGGCATCACGCAGACCGTCATCGGCATGCTGCGAGCCGACCGCGTCGGCCCGCTCGAGGAGCCCGGCGACCTCAGCGCGATCCCGCCATTCTCGGTCCCGCACCCCGACCCGGCGTTCGGCGAGCCCCTGCGCGCCGACTCCTGGTACCCGGCGTTCATCTACGACACCCCGGACGACCCGCAGTACGGGTACACGCTCACCATCGCGCCGCGAGACCGTTCCGCGCCCGACCAGAGCCGCTACTTCCTGGTCGACGCCGACGAGGTCGAGGTCTACACCAACCCCGCGCGCCGCGTCGGCAACACCTTCGTGCCTTTCTCCGGCTCCGCGGGCGTCGTGCCAGCCTGGAACGCGGGCTCGGACTTCAACGGCGTTAACGTCCTCGAGCTCAGCGACCGGCGCATCGAGCCGGGATCGGTCCGCGTCACCTTCTTCGCGTCCAACCAGCTCGACGGCACGGAGCGCACGCTCGCGGTCTTCGACGACCTCGACCTCGTGACCGCCGACCCGCCCCTGACGCCGCGCGATTACGACATCGCCGAGCTGCGCAACCCCGCATTCCCCCCCTCGGTGGTGGTGGGAATGAACTACGCGCTGCTCCCCTGGAACGCCGCCCCGACGACTGAGATCGGGCTGCGCTCGTTCAACCTGACCGGCGTCACCCTCGCCCCGCAGGAGTGGGTGTCGTCCATCCGCATCCGGTACCGCTACCGCAACGACCGCCTGCTGAGTCTCACCGACCGTCTCGCCACCGTGCCCGACACCGACGCCGAGGGCGGCCAGCGCGCCGAGTTCGGCTCGACCGTGCTCTACCGGCGCACCGGCGCCGGTTCGACGCAGATCGCGGTGCTGACCTATTCCGTTCGCCCGGTCGGGCGCGGCGGGCGGTTCGTCCCGCCCGAGCGTTTCGCCGACTTCAGCGCTGGGCGCGGGCTCCTCCGAGAGGTGGAGGTGCGCGTCGGCTTCGACGACGACGCGCAGCTGTACTACATCGAGCCCATCCGCGGCGATCAGGGCTTCCTCGCGCGAACCGACCAGATCATTCTCGTCGCCGGCGAGCGGCGCAGCACCGGAACGCTGCCCCCTCGGCTCGACACGCTCGGCGCCGATCAGCCGGTGCGCGTCACCCGCGTCGTGGGCGATCCGGCCGATCCCACCGCCACGCGCCTGTATCTGAACGAGGCGCCGCGAGCCGGCTTCCGCGCGATCAACGGGCGCCGCGACGCCACCGTCAATGTCAATGTGTTCGCGCTCGCCGACAGCGTCGTCTCGCTCGACGACCGCGGCACGCGCTGGCTCGTCCGCCCCGTCGAGATGCGCGTGTTCGACATCCGCTGACCCGACCGCCTTTCCAAGCCCCCGAGGGCCCCGACCCATGGCACGACACGCACGAACAGCCCGACCCACGGACACGCCGACCCCGGCCGGCGCGCGCGGCGCGTTCACGCTGACCGAACTGGTCGTCGCCGTCGGCGCCGCCGCGATCCTCACCGCGAGCGTGGGCGTGCTCTTCCGCAGCGTCGGCGATCTGACGAGCGCCGGCGTCGCCGCGACCGAGCTGGACCAGGTGGCGCGCGTCATCGAGCGCCAGATGCGCGACGACATCGCGGCGTTCAACCGCCTCCCGGCCGACCAGGCCTTCCTCGCGATCCGCTTCCGCGAGGTCGGCGACATCGACCGCAACGGCGCCGCCAGCGCCGACGGAGAGCGACCGATCTACCTGCGCGAAGAGGACCGTCAGGCCGATGTCGTGCGGTTCCCCGCCGTCGGCGAGCCCGACCGCCCGTACCGCGGCGACGGGACGACCCGCGGTCGCGGCGTCACGACGCGCGTCGACGAGGTGATCTTCCTGGGCAAGGGGACCTTCGTCTCGGCGCAG contains:
- a CDS encoding prepilin-type N-terminal cleavage/methylation domain-containing protein, with amino-acid sequence MRRRRAPSRAFTLVEMLVVISVIAVALVAIIPAFGRIIESASYASSVNRVTSTLSLARSIAMESGRQTGVVFLYDIETERTTLLLVQRSDDQGVIPPADRSFGDIPASVFVPADAGPVLLPRGLGVYGLALTAADANPAAFDAMGRWYPNEALRDNTDGSLERFWIFPRNDARVFINNNARLESFAGDYASYPGSYAVTFFVRFSSSGAIVTASSNSATDPVNSFLEFPDLPRNPNAFPGDPGYLPLDQARVFDPHVIYDSGGVVELNPEVRLRSVDLVAVVDLARLAEGSRVASPWFVRPAPSRLQPGDEPGTLSPIDPKARFLDADIDDFQLLSSGDGSPTRRTFASSTRRISRWIDDNAEVIGFNRHTGAVLRRVAQ
- a CDS encoding type II secretion system protein — protein: MTRTGRGFTLIEVLLAVFIIGLGAIGLFALFAGVAEQQRRASEMTQSVGITQTVIGMLRADRVGPLEEPGDLSAIPPFSVPHPDPAFGEPLRADSWYPAFIYDTPDDPQYGYTLTIAPRDRSAPDQSRYFLVDADEVEVYTNPARRVGNTFVPFSGSAGVVPAWNAGSDFNGVNVLELSDRRIEPGSVRVTFFASNQLDGTERTLAVFDDLDLVTADPPLTPRDYDIAELRNPAFPPSVVVGMNYALLPWNAAPTTEIGLRSFNLTGVTLAPQEWVSSIRIRYRYRNDRLLSLTDRLATVPDTDAEGGQRAEFGSTVLYRRTGAGSTQIAVLTYSVRPVGRGGRFVPPERFADFSAGRGLLREVEVRVGFDDDAQLYYIEPIRGDQGFLARTDQIILVAGERRSTGTLPPRLDTLGADQPVRVTRVVGDPADPTATRLYLNEAPRAGFRAINGRRDATVNVNVFALADSVVSLDDRGTRWLVRPVEMRVFDIR